A single Orcinus orca chromosome 2, mOrcOrc1.1, whole genome shotgun sequence DNA region contains:
- the CPNE6 gene encoding copine-6 isoform X1 codes for MSDPEMAWVPEPPAMTLGASRVELRVSCHGLLDRDTLTKPHPCVLLKLHSDEQWVEVERTEVLRSCSSPVFSRVLALEYFFEEKQPLQFHVFDAEDGATSPRNDTFLGSTECTLGQVVSQTKVTKPLLLKNGKNAGKSTITIVAEEVSGTNDYVQLTFRAHKLDNKDLFSKSDPFMEIYKTNGDQSDQLVWRTEVVKNNLNPSWEPFRLSLHSLCSCDVHRPLKFLVYDYDSSGKHDFIGEFTSTFQEMQEGTANPGQEMQWDCINPKYRDKKKNYKSSGTVVLAQCTVEKVHTFLDYIMGGCQINFTVAIDFTASNGDPRSSQSLHCLSPRQPNHYLQALRAVGGICQDYDSDKRFPAFGFGARIPPNFEVSHDFAINFDPENPECEEISGVITSYRRCLPQIQLYGPTNVAPIINRVAAPAQREQSTGQATKYSVLLVLTDGVVSDMAETRAAIVRASRLPMSIIIVGVGNADFSDMRLLDGDDGPLRCPRGVPAARDIVQFVPFRDFKDAAPSALAKCVLAEVPRQVVEYYASQGISPGPPRSCTPATTPSPSL; via the exons ATGTCCGACCCGGAGATGGCATGGGTGCCTGAGCCCCCAGCCATGACGCTGGGGGCCTCGAGAGTGGAGCTGCGGGtgtcctgccacggcctcctagACCGAGACACGCTCACCAAGCCCCACCCCTGCGTGCTGCTCAAGCTCCACTCCGATGAGCAGTGGGTGGAG GTGGAGCGCACAGAGGTGCTGCGCTCCTGCTCCAGCCCTGTCTTCTCCCGGGTGCTGGCCCTCGAGTACTTCTTTGAGGAGAAGCAGCCCCTGCAGTTCCACGTGTTTGACGCCGAGGACGGAGCCACCAGCCCCCGCAATGACACCTTCCTCGGCTCTACCGAGTGCACCTTGGGCCAG GTTGTGTCACAGACCAAGGTCACTAAGCCGCTGCTACTGAAGAATGGGAAGAACGCGGGCAAGTCCACCATCACG ATCGTGGCCGAAGAGGTATCTGGCACCAATGACTATGTGCAGCTCACCTTCAGAGCCCACAAGCTGGACAACAAG GATCTGTTCAGCAAGTCTGACCCTTTCATGGAGATCTATAAGACCAATGGGGACCAGAGCGACCAGCTGGTCTGGAGGACAGAG GTGGTGAAGAACAATCTGAACCCCAGCTGGGAGCCGTTCCGTCTGTCCCTGCACTCGCTGTGCAGCTGCGATGTCCACCGGCCTCTCAAG TTCCTGGTGTATGACTATGACTCCAGTGGGAAGCATGACTTCATCGGCGAGTTCACCAGCACCTTCCAGGAGATGCAGGAAGGAACAGCAAACCCTGGGCAGGAG ATGCAGTGGGACTGTATCAACCCCAAGTACCGGGACAAGAAGAAGAATTACAAGAGCTCAGGGACCGTAGTGCTGGCCCAATGCACG GTGGAGAAGGTGCACACCTTCCTGGATTACATCATGGGCGGCTGCCAGATCAACTTCACG GTGGCCATTGACTTCACCGCCTCCAACGGGGACCCGAGGAGCAGCCAGTCCCTGCACTGCCTGAGCCCCCGCCAGCCCAACCACTACCTGCAGGCCCTGCGTGCAGTGGGAGGCATCTGCCAGGACTACGACAG TGACAAACGGTTCCCAGCGTTTGGCTTTGGGGCTCGAATCCCCCCCAACTTTGAG GTGTCCCACGACTTTGCTATCAACTTTGACCCGGAAAATCCTGAGTGTGAAG AGATCTCGGGGGTCATCACCTCCTATCGCCGTTGCCTGCCCCAGATCCAGCTCTATGGCCCCACCAACGTGGCCCCCATCATTAACCGCGTGGCGGCGCCAGCCCAGCGGGAGCAGAGCACTGGCCAAGCCACG AAGTACTCGGTGCTGCTCGTGCTCACGGACGGTGTGGTGAGCGACATGGCTGAGACCCGCGCCGCCATCGTGCGCGCCTCCCGCCTGCCCATGTCCATCATCATCGTGGGCGTGGGCAACGCCGATTTCTCCGACATGCGGCTGCTGGACGGCGATGACGGTCCCTTGCGCTGCCCCCGAGGGGTGCCCGCAGCTCGCGACATCGTCCAGTTCGTGCCCTTCCGGGACTTCAAGGAC
- the CPNE6 gene encoding copine-6 isoform X2, which yields MSDPEMAWVPEPPAMTLGASRVELRVSCHGLLDRDTLTKPHPCVLLKLHSDEQWVEVERTEVLRSCSSPVFSRVLALEYFFEEKQPLQFHVFDAEDGATSPRNDTFLGSTECTLGQVVSQTKVTKPLLLKNGKNAGKSTITIVAEEVSGTNDYVQLTFRAHKLDNKDLFSKSDPFMEIYKTNGDQSDQLVWRTEVVKNNLNPSWEPFRLSLHSLCSCDVHRPLKFLVYDYDSSGKHDFIGEFTSTFQEMQEGTANPGQEVEKVHTFLDYIMGGCQINFTVAIDFTASNGDPRSSQSLHCLSPRQPNHYLQALRAVGGICQDYDSDKRFPAFGFGARIPPNFEVSHDFAINFDPENPECEEISGVITSYRRCLPQIQLYGPTNVAPIINRVAAPAQREQSTGQATKYSVLLVLTDGVVSDMAETRAAIVRASRLPMSIIIVGVGNADFSDMRLLDGDDGPLRCPRGVPAARDIVQFVPFRDFKDAAPSALAKCVLAEVPRQVVEYYASQGISPGPPRSCTPATTPSPSL from the exons ATGTCCGACCCGGAGATGGCATGGGTGCCTGAGCCCCCAGCCATGACGCTGGGGGCCTCGAGAGTGGAGCTGCGGGtgtcctgccacggcctcctagACCGAGACACGCTCACCAAGCCCCACCCCTGCGTGCTGCTCAAGCTCCACTCCGATGAGCAGTGGGTGGAG GTGGAGCGCACAGAGGTGCTGCGCTCCTGCTCCAGCCCTGTCTTCTCCCGGGTGCTGGCCCTCGAGTACTTCTTTGAGGAGAAGCAGCCCCTGCAGTTCCACGTGTTTGACGCCGAGGACGGAGCCACCAGCCCCCGCAATGACACCTTCCTCGGCTCTACCGAGTGCACCTTGGGCCAG GTTGTGTCACAGACCAAGGTCACTAAGCCGCTGCTACTGAAGAATGGGAAGAACGCGGGCAAGTCCACCATCACG ATCGTGGCCGAAGAGGTATCTGGCACCAATGACTATGTGCAGCTCACCTTCAGAGCCCACAAGCTGGACAACAAG GATCTGTTCAGCAAGTCTGACCCTTTCATGGAGATCTATAAGACCAATGGGGACCAGAGCGACCAGCTGGTCTGGAGGACAGAG GTGGTGAAGAACAATCTGAACCCCAGCTGGGAGCCGTTCCGTCTGTCCCTGCACTCGCTGTGCAGCTGCGATGTCCACCGGCCTCTCAAG TTCCTGGTGTATGACTATGACTCCAGTGGGAAGCATGACTTCATCGGCGAGTTCACCAGCACCTTCCAGGAGATGCAGGAAGGAACAGCAAACCCTGGGCAGGAG GTGGAGAAGGTGCACACCTTCCTGGATTACATCATGGGCGGCTGCCAGATCAACTTCACG GTGGCCATTGACTTCACCGCCTCCAACGGGGACCCGAGGAGCAGCCAGTCCCTGCACTGCCTGAGCCCCCGCCAGCCCAACCACTACCTGCAGGCCCTGCGTGCAGTGGGAGGCATCTGCCAGGACTACGACAG TGACAAACGGTTCCCAGCGTTTGGCTTTGGGGCTCGAATCCCCCCCAACTTTGAG GTGTCCCACGACTTTGCTATCAACTTTGACCCGGAAAATCCTGAGTGTGAAG AGATCTCGGGGGTCATCACCTCCTATCGCCGTTGCCTGCCCCAGATCCAGCTCTATGGCCCCACCAACGTGGCCCCCATCATTAACCGCGTGGCGGCGCCAGCCCAGCGGGAGCAGAGCACTGGCCAAGCCACG AAGTACTCGGTGCTGCTCGTGCTCACGGACGGTGTGGTGAGCGACATGGCTGAGACCCGCGCCGCCATCGTGCGCGCCTCCCGCCTGCCCATGTCCATCATCATCGTGGGCGTGGGCAACGCCGATTTCTCCGACATGCGGCTGCTGGACGGCGATGACGGTCCCTTGCGCTGCCCCCGAGGGGTGCCCGCAGCTCGCGACATCGTCCAGTTCGTGCCCTTCCGGGACTTCAAGGAC